The following are encoded together in the Bacillus sp. NP157 genome:
- the uvrA gene encoding excinuclease ABC subunit UvrA, whose amino-acid sequence MDSIRIRGARTHNLKNIDLDLPRDKLIVITGLSGSGKSSLAFDTIYAEGQRRYVESLSAYARQFLSMMEKPDVDTIEGLSPAISIEQKSTSHNPRSTVGTITEVYDYLRLLYARVGTPRCPNHGIPLEAQTVSQMVDSAMAQDAEKRWMLLAPVIRERKGEHVQVFEQLRAQGFVRARVDGEVYDLDAVPPLTLRQKHTIEAVIDRFRPRDDIKQRLAESFETALRLGDGIAILVNMDDAKATEQVFSSRFSCPMCDYSLPELEPRLFSFNSPVGACPTCDGLGVTQVFDPARVVGHPELSLAGGAIRGWDRRNAYYFQMIISLAKHYGFDAETPWRQLTKTQQNAVLYGSGKELIPFRYITDRGGKVTREHKFEGILNNLERRYRETESVAVREELQRYIADHPCPDCGGQRLNPSARNVFVADMAIPQITSLAIDNALDFFATLKLAGWRGEIAVKIVKEIRERLTFLNDVGLNYLTLDRQADSLSGGEAQRIRLASQIGAGLVGVMYVLDEPSIGLHQRDNERLLGTLTRLRDLGNTVIVVEHDEDAIRAADHILDIGPGAGVHGGAIVGEGTFEQLMKSPRSITAKYLSGERGIKVPAKRREAKDGQWVELKGATGNNLKDVDLRVPVGTFTCVTGVSGSGKSTLINDTFYRIAAMELNGAGEQPAPYESIEGLNLFDKVVDIDQSPIGRTPRSNPATYTGLFTPLRELYSQVPEARQRGYQAGRFSFNVRGGRCEACEGDGMIKVEMHFLPDVYVPCDVCHGKRYNRETLEVLYKGHTIADVLDMTVEDAFKLFENVPVIARKLETLRAVGLDYIKLGQSATTLSGGEAQRVKLSKELSKRDTGSTLYILDEPTTGLHFHDIEQLLDVLHRLVEHGNTVVVIEHNLDVIKTADWLVDLGPEGGSGGGQILVSGTPETVAATKSSHTGRFLLPHLKPGTAPAPKAAAKTKPAATAAAKKTTATKAAGKTTTKAAPAAKKKKTA is encoded by the coding sequence ATGGACAGCATTCGCATCCGCGGCGCCCGCACGCACAATCTCAAGAACATCGACCTCGACCTGCCCCGTGACAAGCTCATTGTCATTACGGGGCTGTCCGGGTCCGGCAAATCTTCGCTCGCCTTCGACACGATCTACGCCGAAGGCCAGCGCCGTTACGTGGAGTCCCTGTCCGCCTACGCGCGGCAGTTCCTCTCGATGATGGAAAAGCCGGACGTGGACACGATCGAAGGCCTCTCGCCGGCCATCTCGATCGAGCAGAAGTCGACGTCGCACAACCCCCGCTCCACCGTCGGTACGATCACCGAGGTGTACGACTACCTGCGCCTGCTCTACGCGCGCGTCGGCACGCCCCGTTGCCCGAACCACGGCATCCCGCTGGAGGCACAGACCGTCAGCCAGATGGTCGATTCGGCCATGGCGCAGGATGCCGAAAAGCGCTGGATGCTGCTGGCGCCAGTCATCCGCGAGCGCAAGGGCGAACATGTCCAGGTGTTCGAGCAGTTGCGTGCGCAGGGCTTCGTCCGTGCGCGCGTCGACGGCGAGGTCTACGACCTGGACGCCGTCCCGCCGCTTACCCTGCGCCAGAAGCACACCATCGAAGCGGTGATCGACCGCTTCCGCCCGCGCGACGACATCAAGCAGCGCCTGGCCGAGTCGTTTGAAACAGCCCTGCGCCTGGGCGACGGCATCGCCATCCTGGTCAACATGGACGACGCGAAGGCGACCGAGCAAGTGTTCTCGTCGCGTTTCTCCTGCCCGATGTGCGACTACTCGCTGCCGGAACTCGAGCCGCGCCTGTTCTCGTTCAACTCGCCGGTCGGCGCCTGCCCGACCTGCGACGGCCTGGGCGTGACCCAGGTGTTCGACCCCGCGCGCGTCGTCGGCCACCCCGAGCTCAGCCTCGCGGGCGGTGCGATCCGCGGCTGGGACCGTCGCAACGCGTACTACTTCCAGATGATCATCTCCCTGGCGAAGCATTACGGCTTCGACGCGGAGACGCCCTGGCGCCAGCTGACCAAGACTCAGCAGAACGCCGTGCTGTACGGCTCGGGCAAGGAACTCATCCCGTTCCGCTACATCACCGACCGCGGCGGCAAGGTCACCCGCGAGCACAAGTTCGAAGGCATCCTCAACAACCTCGAACGCCGCTACCGCGAAACCGAATCGGTGGCGGTGCGCGAAGAGTTGCAGCGCTACATCGCGGACCATCCGTGCCCGGATTGCGGCGGCCAGCGCCTCAATCCGTCCGCGCGCAACGTGTTCGTCGCCGACATGGCGATCCCCCAGATAACCTCGCTGGCGATAGACAACGCGCTGGATTTCTTCGCCACGCTGAAGCTCGCCGGCTGGCGCGGCGAGATCGCGGTGAAGATCGTCAAGGAGATCCGCGAGCGCCTGACTTTCCTCAACGACGTCGGGCTCAACTACCTCACCCTGGATCGCCAGGCCGATTCCCTGTCCGGTGGCGAAGCGCAGCGCATCCGCCTGGCCAGCCAGATCGGTGCCGGCCTCGTCGGCGTGATGTACGTGCTCGACGAGCCGTCGATCGGCCTGCACCAGCGCGATAACGAGCGCCTGCTCGGCACGCTTACGCGCCTGCGCGACCTCGGTAACACGGTGATCGTGGTCGAGCATGACGAAGACGCGATCCGTGCCGCCGACCACATCCTGGACATCGGCCCCGGTGCGGGCGTGCATGGCGGCGCCATCGTCGGCGAAGGCACCTTCGAACAGCTGATGAAGTCGCCGCGCTCGATCACAGCCAAGTACCTCAGCGGCGAACGCGGCATCAAGGTGCCGGCGAAGCGCCGCGAGGCGAAGGACGGCCAGTGGGTCGAGCTGAAGGGCGCCACCGGCAACAACCTGAAGGACGTCGACCTGCGCGTGCCCGTGGGCACGTTTACCTGCGTCACCGGCGTGTCCGGCTCGGGTAAGTCCACGCTGATCAACGACACCTTCTACCGCATCGCAGCGATGGAACTGAACGGGGCAGGCGAACAGCCAGCGCCGTACGAGTCCATCGAAGGCCTGAACCTGTTCGACAAGGTCGTCGACATCGACCAGTCGCCGATCGGCCGCACCCCACGCTCGAACCCGGCGACGTACACCGGCCTGTTCACCCCGCTGCGCGAGCTCTACTCGCAGGTGCCCGAAGCGCGCCAGCGCGGCTACCAGGCGGGACGCTTCAGCTTCAACGTGCGCGGTGGCCGCTGCGAGGCCTGCGAAGGCGACGGCATGATCAAGGTGGAGATGCACTTCCTCCCCGATGTGTACGTGCCTTGCGACGTCTGCCATGGCAAGCGCTACAACCGCGAAACGCTGGAGGTCCTGTACAAGGGCCACACCATCGCGGACGTGCTCGACATGACGGTGGAAGATGCGTTCAAGCTGTTCGAGAACGTGCCGGTCATCGCGCGCAAGCTGGAAACGCTGCGGGCGGTCGGCCTGGACTACATCAAGCTTGGCCAGAGCGCGACCACGTTGTCCGGCGGCGAAGCGCAGCGCGTGAAGCTGTCGAAGGAACTGTCCAAGCGCGACACGGGCAGCACGCTGTACATCCTGGACGAACCGACCACCGGCCTGCACTTCCACGATATCGAGCAGTTGCTCGACGTACTGCACCGGCTGGTCGAGCACGGCAACACCGTGGTGGTGATCGAGCACAACCTCGACGTCATCAAGACGGCGGACTGGCTGGTCGACCTCGGCCCCGAAGGCGGTTCCGGCGGCGGACAGATCCTGGTCAGCGGCACGCCGGAAACGGTGGCGGCGACCAAATCCTCGCATACCGGGCGCTTCCTGCTGCCGCACCTGAAGCCGGGCACTGCCCCGGCACCGAAGGCCGCGGCGAAGACGAAGCCGGCGGCCACGGCTGCTGCAAAGAAGACGACGGCGACGAAGGCCGCCGGCAAGACCACGACCAAGGCGGCACCGGCCGCAAAGAAGAAAAAGACCGCATGA
- a CDS encoding DUF2059 domain-containing protein, whose product MRKWTGIAAGVLLAMGAAGQAMAAPPSEAQVRQLMDAVGMGRMLSQMNSQMAGVMANALPCVPASYWQGFVDANATNQLIGRMVPVYQKHFTAEDIDGLLKFYKSPLGQKVITQMPATMAEGMQVGKQWGQERGQQMISQLQGQGTLNAQGQCPATGQAGKPAATPAPAKKK is encoded by the coding sequence ATGCGGAAATGGACAGGGATCGCAGCCGGCGTGCTGCTGGCGATGGGCGCGGCAGGCCAGGCCATGGCAGCGCCGCCCAGCGAGGCGCAGGTGCGCCAGCTGATGGACGCCGTGGGAATGGGCCGCATGCTCAGCCAGATGAACAGCCAGATGGCCGGCGTGATGGCGAACGCGCTGCCGTGCGTGCCGGCCAGCTACTGGCAGGGTTTCGTGGATGCGAATGCCACCAACCAGCTGATCGGCCGCATGGTGCCGGTCTACCAGAAGCACTTCACGGCCGAAGACATCGACGGCCTGCTCAAGTTCTACAAGTCGCCGCTGGGCCAGAAGGTCATCACCCAGATGCCGGCCACCATGGCCGAGGGCATGCAGGTCGGTAAGCAGTGGGGCCAGGAACGCGGCCAGCAGATGATTTCCCAGCTGCAGGGCCAGGGCACGCTGAACGCCCAGGGCCAGTGCCCGGCGACCGGCCAGGCCGGCAAGCCCGCCGCCACCCCGGCCCCCGCCAAGAAAAAGTAG
- the rplU gene encoding 50S ribosomal protein L21 translates to MSYAVIKTGGKQYRVMQGEVLRVELLPAEVDATFTFEEVLLIGEGESITVGAPLVAGATVSAKIRAHGRADKIRIVKFRRRKHYKRTQGHRQHYTEIEITGINA, encoded by the coding sequence ATGAGCTACGCAGTCATCAAGACCGGTGGCAAGCAGTACCGCGTTATGCAGGGCGAAGTCCTGCGCGTTGAGTTGCTGCCCGCCGAAGTCGATGCCACCTTCACGTTCGAGGAAGTCCTCCTCATCGGTGAAGGCGAGTCGATCACCGTTGGCGCCCCGCTGGTCGCCGGTGCCACCGTCAGCGCGAAGATCCGCGCCCACGGCCGCGCCGATAAGATCCGCATCGTCAAGTTCCGTCGTCGCAAGCACTACAAGCGTACGCAGGGACATCGTCAGCATTACACCGAAATCGAGATCACGGGCATCAACGCCTGA
- the rpmA gene encoding 50S ribosomal protein L27, with protein sequence MAHKKGVGSSRNGRDSNPKYLGVKIYGGQAVEAGNIIVRQRGTKFHAGVGVGLGRDHTLFALVDGTVAFKTRGDKGRKFVDVVQA encoded by the coding sequence ATGGCACATAAAAAAGGCGTAGGTTCCAGCCGTAACGGTCGCGATTCGAACCCGAAGTATCTCGGTGTGAAGATCTATGGCGGCCAGGCTGTCGAAGCCGGCAACATCATCGTTCGTCAGCGTGGCACCAAGTTCCACGCTGGCGTGGGCGTCGGCCTCGGCCGCGACCACACCCTGTTCGCGCTGGTCGATGGCACGGTTGCCTTCAAGACCCGCGGCGACAAGGGTCGCAAGTTCGTCGACGTCGTCCAGGCGTAA
- the obgE gene encoding GTPase ObgE produces the protein MKFVDEAQIRVQAGNGGNGCASFRREKFIPFGGPDGGDGGDGGSVWLVADEGLNTLVDFRHMRQFKAVRGQNGMGSQMYGKGGEDTDIRVPVGTVVTNVDTDEVIGDLTSHGQRLKVAEGGRGGLGNIHFKSSVNRAPRKATPGTPGEVRDLKLELRLLADVGLLGFPNAGKSTFIRAVSAATPRVADYPFTTLHPNLGVVRIGTDQSFVIADIPGIIEGAAEGAGLGIQFLRHVSRTSLLLHVVDIRPIDGSDPVEQVQTIERELASFDAELVERPRWLVINKMDVFDDEEELEAAANDIVNRLGWTAPSFLVSAAGQQGTREVCLQVQQFFDAERAARKTEKEVIDDVRMRTE, from the coding sequence ATGAAATTCGTCGACGAAGCCCAGATTCGAGTCCAGGCCGGTAACGGTGGCAACGGCTGCGCCAGCTTCCGCCGCGAAAAGTTCATCCCGTTCGGCGGCCCCGATGGCGGTGACGGCGGCGACGGCGGCTCCGTCTGGCTGGTCGCCGACGAAGGCCTGAACACCCTGGTGGATTTTCGCCACATGCGTCAGTTCAAGGCCGTCCGCGGCCAGAACGGCATGGGCAGCCAAATGTATGGCAAGGGTGGCGAAGACACCGATATCCGCGTGCCCGTCGGCACCGTGGTCACGAACGTCGATACCGACGAGGTCATCGGTGACCTTACCTCGCACGGCCAGCGCCTGAAGGTCGCCGAAGGCGGTCGTGGCGGCCTCGGCAACATCCACTTCAAGAGCTCGGTCAACCGGGCGCCGCGCAAGGCCACGCCGGGTACGCCGGGCGAGGTGCGCGACCTGAAGCTGGAGCTGCGCCTGCTGGCCGACGTTGGCCTGCTTGGCTTCCCGAATGCCGGCAAGAGCACCTTCATCCGCGCCGTGTCGGCGGCGACGCCGCGCGTGGCCGATTACCCGTTCACCACGCTGCACCCGAACCTGGGCGTGGTTCGCATCGGCACCGACCAGAGCTTCGTCATCGCCGACATCCCCGGCATCATCGAGGGTGCGGCCGAGGGTGCGGGCCTGGGTATCCAGTTCCTTCGCCACGTGTCGCGCACCAGCCTGCTGCTGCACGTGGTCGACATCCGCCCGATCGACGGATCCGACCCGGTGGAGCAGGTGCAGACCATCGAGCGCGAGCTGGCCAGCTTCGACGCGGAACTGGTCGAGCGCCCGCGCTGGCTGGTGATCAACAAGATGGACGTGTTCGACGACGAGGAAGAGCTCGAGGCTGCCGCGAACGACATCGTCAATCGCCTCGGCTGGACGGCCCCGTCGTTCCTGGTCTCGGCCGCCGGCCAGCAGGGCACCCGTGAGGTCTGCCTGCAGGTCCAGCAGTTCTTCGACGCCGAGCGCGCCGCCCGCAAGACCGAAAAGGAAGTCATCGACGACGTCCGCATGCGCACCGAATAA
- a CDS encoding type II toxin-antitoxin system VapC family toxin, with protein MTKKVLVDTGFWIALLTKGDRHHTTALILEEDLATHHLLIPWPTLFEFVDTRLARNASDGERLRKILKRDGNELINDLPYRDSSLDFTLGNRGHTFSLVDHILRSIMEDPEVRIDGFVGFNHGDFHDVCARRNIEMLPD; from the coding sequence ATGACCAAGAAAGTCCTGGTAGATACCGGATTCTGGATCGCACTCCTGACCAAGGGAGATCGGCACCACACCACGGCCCTGATTCTGGAAGAAGACCTGGCGACCCATCATCTACTCATTCCCTGGCCCACTCTTTTTGAGTTCGTGGATACGCGCCTTGCCCGCAATGCGTCGGACGGAGAACGCCTCAGAAAGATCTTGAAGCGCGACGGGAACGAGCTCATCAACGACCTGCCTTACCGCGACAGCTCACTCGACTTCACGCTCGGAAACCGAGGGCATACCTTCAGCCTGGTAGACCACATCCTCCGGTCGATCATGGAAGACCCCGAGGTGCGCATCGATGGCTTCGTAGGCTTCAATCACGGCGACTTCCACGATGTGTGCGCGAGACGGAACATCGAGATGCTGCCGGACTAG
- the rpsT gene encoding 30S ribosomal protein S20 → MANIKSAKKRARQSEQRRLRNVSARSMVRSALKKVVKAIDAKDKAAAASAYAVAVPVMDRYAARGLIHKNKAARHKSRLNAKIRELA, encoded by the coding sequence TTGGCCAACATCAAGTCCGCGAAGAAGCGTGCGCGTCAGTCGGAGCAGCGCCGGCTGCGCAACGTCAGCGCGCGTTCCATGGTGCGTTCCGCACTGAAGAAGGTCGTCAAGGCGATCGACGCCAAGGATAAGGCAGCTGCTGCCTCGGCTTACGCCGTCGCCGTGCCGGTCATGGACCGCTACGCCGCCCGCGGCCTGATCCACAAGAACAAGGCCGCTCGCCACAAGAGCCGCCTGAACGCGAAGATCCGCGAACTGGCTTAA
- the murJ gene encoding murein biosynthesis integral membrane protein MurJ: MKTPSLLRGVLSFSGMTMVSRVLGLVRDMAINASFGANAATDAFWVAFRIPNFMRRLFAEGSFSTAFVPVFTEVKETRPHAELKSLMARTSGTLGGVLLIVAAMGVIFAPQVTALFSPGAVETPEKFELTVSLLRLTFPFLLFVSLTALCGGALNSFHRFGLPALTPVILNLCMIAGALWLAPKLHTPIMAMGWAILVAGILQLAFQLPALRQLDLLAIPRWGWQSPDVRRIMRLMVPTLFGSSVAQINLLLDTVIASLLVAGSQSWLSQADRFLELPLGVFGVALGTVILPSLSRHHVGSDREGFSRALDWGLRTTLLIAVPAMFALMILSFPLVATIFQHGAFTAFDTKMASLSISALSFGLPAFALVKVVLPAFYARKDTTTPVRAGVASLVSNMLLNGLFLALLFALWASPAQKAGSWMQALASIPGLHMALGLASAVASYINLGLLWRWLGKAGVYERQPGWSRHLLRLAVACATMSAVLLAGLHAWPEWSDVEKWTRVGRLAVLVGAGGASYLAALFAMGFRLSELRGR, from the coding sequence ATGAAAACCCCCAGCCTTCTCCGCGGCGTGCTGTCCTTCAGCGGCATGACCATGGTCTCGCGCGTGCTCGGCCTGGTCCGCGACATGGCGATCAACGCATCGTTCGGCGCCAACGCCGCCACCGACGCCTTCTGGGTGGCGTTCCGCATCCCCAACTTCATGCGCCGCCTGTTCGCCGAGGGCTCGTTTTCCACGGCCTTCGTCCCCGTGTTTACCGAGGTCAAGGAGACCCGTCCGCACGCCGAGCTGAAGTCCTTGATGGCGCGCACGTCGGGCACGCTCGGTGGCGTGTTGCTGATCGTCGCGGCGATGGGCGTGATCTTCGCCCCGCAGGTCACCGCGCTGTTTTCGCCCGGCGCGGTGGAGACGCCGGAAAAATTCGAGCTCACGGTGAGCCTGCTGCGGCTGACGTTCCCGTTCCTGCTGTTCGTTTCGCTGACGGCGCTGTGCGGTGGGGCCCTGAACAGCTTCCACCGCTTCGGCCTGCCTGCGCTGACGCCGGTGATCCTCAACCTGTGCATGATCGCCGGCGCGCTGTGGCTGGCGCCGAAGTTGCACACGCCGATCATGGCGATGGGCTGGGCGATCCTGGTGGCCGGCATCCTGCAGCTGGCGTTCCAGTTGCCGGCCCTGCGCCAGCTCGACCTGCTGGCGATCCCGCGCTGGGGCTGGCAGTCGCCGGACGTGCGCCGGATCATGCGACTGATGGTGCCGACCCTGTTCGGCTCGTCGGTGGCGCAGATCAACCTGCTGCTGGATACGGTGATCGCCTCGCTGCTGGTTGCCGGTTCGCAGAGCTGGCTGTCCCAGGCCGACCGCTTCCTCGAGCTGCCGCTGGGCGTCTTCGGCGTCGCGTTGGGCACGGTGATCCTGCCGTCGCTCTCGCGCCACCACGTGGGCAGCGATCGCGAGGGATTCTCGCGCGCGCTGGACTGGGGCCTGCGCACGACGTTGCTGATCGCCGTGCCGGCCATGTTCGCGCTGATGATCCTGTCGTTCCCGCTCGTGGCCACGATCTTCCAGCACGGCGCGTTCACTGCCTTCGACACGAAAATGGCCTCCCTGTCGATCTCCGCCCTGAGCTTCGGCCTGCCTGCGTTTGCCCTGGTCAAGGTCGTGCTGCCGGCCTTCTATGCGCGCAAGGACACGACGACGCCGGTCCGCGCCGGCGTGGCGTCGCTGGTCTCCAACATGCTGCTGAACGGGCTGTTCCTGGCCCTGCTGTTCGCCCTGTGGGCGTCGCCGGCACAGAAGGCCGGTTCGTGGATGCAGGCGCTGGCCAGCATTCCCGGCCTGCACATGGCCCTGGGCCTGGCCAGCGCCGTGGCCAGCTACATCAACCTGGGCCTGCTCTGGCGCTGGCTGGGCAAGGCCGGGGTGTACGAGCGCCAGCCGGGCTGGTCGCGCCACCTGCTGCGCCTGGCGGTGGCCTGCGCCACGATGTCCGCCGTGCTGCTCGCGGGCCTGCACGCGTGGCCCGAATGGAGCGACGTGGAAAAGTGGACCCGGGTAGGGCGCCTGGCAGTGCTGGTCGGGGCGGGCGGGGCGTCCTACCTGGCAGCCCTGTTCGCCATGGGTTTCCGCCTCTCGGAGCTGCGCGGCCGCTGA
- a CDS encoding bifunctional riboflavin kinase/FAD synthetase produces MTLRLHRDVAGACLTPQGSVVAIGAFDGLHLGHQAILSEVRQRAEARGLAPAVITFDPLPRAFFSKEPVPRLSGVREKAEGMTAAGIVELLSLRFDEALTTMSAEDFVRQVIVGRLAAREVWVGEDFRFGHRRGGDFALLQSMGAELGFTAHAVAPVLVDGERVSSSKVRTLLAEGRFADASTLLGRPFVIDGHVEHGKQLGRELGYPTANVHLRDRVSPIQGIFAVRIGIGDGPCSWPGVASLGFRPTVNEVTEPLLEAHLFDFSGDLYGQRIGVEFVRKLRDEEKFDGLDALCAQMRQDDRAARQALGMNPILADA; encoded by the coding sequence ATGACGCTGCGACTGCATCGCGACGTGGCAGGCGCCTGCCTGACACCGCAGGGTAGCGTCGTCGCGATTGGCGCGTTCGATGGCCTGCACCTCGGCCACCAGGCGATCCTCTCCGAGGTGCGCCAGCGCGCCGAAGCGCGCGGCCTCGCCCCGGCGGTCATCACCTTCGACCCGCTGCCGCGTGCCTTCTTCTCGAAGGAGCCCGTGCCGCGCCTGTCCGGCGTGCGCGAGAAGGCCGAGGGCATGACCGCTGCCGGCATCGTCGAGCTGCTTTCCCTGCGCTTCGACGAAGCGCTGACGACGATGTCCGCCGAGGATTTCGTCCGCCAGGTGATCGTCGGCCGGCTCGCGGCGCGCGAAGTCTGGGTGGGTGAGGATTTCCGCTTCGGCCATCGCCGTGGCGGCGACTTTGCCCTGCTGCAGTCGATGGGCGCCGAGCTGGGCTTCACCGCCCACGCGGTGGCGCCGGTGCTGGTCGACGGCGAGCGCGTCTCCTCGTCGAAGGTGCGCACGCTGCTCGCGGAAGGCCGCTTCGCCGATGCATCGACCCTGCTCGGCCGTCCCTTCGTCATCGACGGCCACGTAGAGCACGGCAAGCAGCTCGGCCGCGAGCTCGGCTACCCCACCGCCAACGTGCACCTGCGCGACCGGGTCAGCCCGATCCAGGGCATCTTCGCGGTGCGCATCGGCATCGGCGACGGCCCGTGCAGCTGGCCCGGCGTGGCCAGCCTGGGCTTCCGGCCCACGGTGAACGAAGTGACCGAGCCGCTGCTCGAAGCCCATCTGTTCGATTTCTCCGGCGATCTCTACGGCCAGCGCATCGGCGTGGAGTTTGTCCGCAAGTTGCGCGATGAAGAAAAATTCGACGGCCTGGACGCCCTGTGCGCGCAGATGCGCCAGGACGACCGCGCCGCCCGGCAGGCGCTGGGGATGAACCCCATCCTTGCCGATGCCTGA